One window of the Zea mays cultivar B73 chromosome 3, Zm-B73-REFERENCE-NAM-5.0, whole genome shotgun sequence genome contains the following:
- the LOC542468 gene encoding outer cell layer 1 (The RefSeq protein has 6 substitutions compared to this genomic sequence), whose amino-acid sequence MQFPFTTGFSSSPALSLGLDNAGGGMVGRMLPVGGAPADGGMARDAADAENDSRSGSDHLDAMSAGAGAEDEDDAEPGNPRKRKKRYHRHTPQQIQELEALFKECPHPDEKQRGELSKRLGLDPRQVKFWFQNRRTRMKTQLERHENALLKQENDKLRAENMAIREAMRSPMCGSCGSPAMLGEVSLEEQHLCIENARLKDELNRVYALATKFLGKPMPVLSGPMLQPNLSLPMPSSSLELAVGGLRGLGSIPSLDEFAGGVSSPLGTVITPARATGSAPPPMVGVDRSMLLELAISAMDELVKLAQVDEPLWLPSLSGSPDKKLLNFEEYAHSFSPSVGAVKPVGYVSEASRESGLVIIDNSLALVETLMDVRRWSDMFSCMIAKATVLEEVTSGIAGSRNGALLLMKAELQVLSPLVPIREVTFLRFCKQLAEGAWAVVDVSIDGLVRDHNSGTASNAGNIRCRRLPSGCVMQDTPNGYCKVTWVEYTEYDEASVHQLYRPLIRSGLAFGARRWLAMLQRQCECLAILMSPDTVSANDSSVITQEGKRSMLKLARRMTENFCAGVSASSAREWSKLDGAAGSIGEDVRVMARKSVDEPGEPPGVVLSARTSVWVPVAPEKLFNFLRDEQLRAEWDILSNGGPMQEMANIAKGQEHGNSVSLLRASAMSANQSSMLILQETCTDASGSMVVYAPVDIPAMQLVMNGGDSTYVALLPSGFAILPDGPSSVGAEHKTGGSLLTVAFQILVNSQPTAKLTVESVETVNNLIFCTIKKIKTALQCDA is encoded by the exons atgCAGTTCCCGTTCTCGACCGGGTTCTCGTCCTCGCCGGCCCTCTCCCTCGGTCTG GAGAACCCCGGCGGCGGCATGGTCGGCCGGATGCTCCCCGTGGGCGGCGCCCCCGCGGCCGGCGGGATGGCGAGGGACGCCGCCGACGCCGAGAACGACAGCCGCTCCGGGAGCGACCACCTGGACGCCATgtccgccggcgccggcgccgaggacgaggacgacgctgAGCCGGGCAACCCGCGCAAGCGCAAGAAGCGCTACCACCGCCACACGCCGCAGCAGATCCAGGAGCTCGAAGC GCTGTTCAAGGAGTGCCCTCACCCGGACGAGAAGCAGCGCGGCGAGCTCAGCAAGAGGCTCGGCCTCGACCCGCGCCAGGTCAAGTTCTGGTTCCAGAACCGCCGCACGCAGATGAAG ACGCAACTGGAGCGGCACGAGAACGCGCTTCTCAAGCAAGAGAACGACAAGCTGCGGGCCGAGAACATGGCGATCCGGGAGGCGATGCGCAGCCCGATGTGCGGCAGCTGCGGGAGCCCCGCCATGCTCGGGGAGGTGTCCCTGGAGGAGCAGCACCTGTGCATCGAGAATGCGCGGCTCAAGGACGAGCTCAACCGCGTCTACGCCCTCGCCACCAAGTTCCTCGGCAAGCCCATGCCCGTCCTCTCGGGGCCCATGCTGCAGCCGAACCTGTCGCTGCCCATGCCGAGCTCGTCGCTGGAGCTGGCAGTAGGCGGCCTCCGTGGCCTAGGGTCTATCCCTTCCTTGGACGAGTTTGCTGGCGGTGTGTCTAGCCCGTTGGGCACGGTGATCACGCCTGCACGGGCGACCGGATCTGCTCCGCCGCCTATGGTGGGCGTCGACAGGTCCATGCTGCTGGAGCTTGCGATCAGCGCCATGGATGAACTAGTTAAGCTGGCACAGGTTGACGAGCCCTTGTGGCTTCCCAGCCTCAGTGGCTCTCCCGACAAGAAGCTGCTCAACTTTGAGGAGTATGCCCACTCGTTCTCTCCGTCCGTCGGCGCCGTGAAGCCTGTGGGCTATGTATCCGAGGCCTCTAGGGAGTCTGGCCTCGTCATCATTGACAACAGCCTTGCTCTTGTAGAGACCCTTATGGACGTG AGACGGTGGTCTGATATGTTCTCGTGCATGATTGCTAAGGCCACAGTCCTAGAGGAGGTGACATCTGGCATTGCAGGAAGTAGGAATGGTGCGCTGCTGCTG ATGAAGGCTGAGCTACAGGTGCTCTCACCTCTAGTGCCCATCAGGGAGGTCACATTTCTCAGGTTTTGCAAGCAGCTGGCTGAGGGTGCATGGGCAGTAGTGGATGTGTCCATTGACGGATTGGTGAGAGATCACAACTCTGGAACAGCATCCAACGCCGGAAATATACGGTGCAGGAGGTTGCCTTCTGGCTGTGTGATGCAGGACACTCCCAATGGCTACTGCAAG GTCACATGGGTAGAGTATACGGAATACGACGAGGCGTCAGTACACCAGCTCTATAGACCACTCATCCGGTCCGGGCTGGCCTTTGGGGCCAGGCGGTGGCTTGCAATGCTGCAGCGCCAGTGCGAATGCCTGGCCATACTCATGTCCCCTGATACAGTTTCAGCTAATGACTCGTCAG TCATAACACAGGAGGGCAAGCGAAGCATGCTGAAGCTGGCACGGCGGATGACGGAGAACTTCTGCGCCGGGGTCAGCGCGTCATCTGCACGTGAATGGAGTAAGCTGGACGGCGCTGCAGGCAGCATCGGGGAGGATGTGCGGGTCATGGCACGGAAAAGCGTGGACGAGCCTGGGGAGCCGCCGGGCGTGGTCCTAAGCGCAGCCACATCGGTGTGGGTGCCCGTGGCTCCGGAGAAGCTCTTCAACTTCCTCCGTGACGAGCAGCTGCGTGCGGAGTGGGACATCCTCAGCAACGGAGGCCCGATGCAGGAGATGGCCAACATCGCCAAGGGGCAGGAGCACGGGAACTCGGTGTCCCTCCTCAGAGCCAGT GCCATGAGTGCCAACCAGAGCAGCATGCTGATCCTCCAGGAGACTTGCACTGATGCATCAGGCTCGATGGTCGTGTATGCTCCAGTGGACATCCCGGCGATGCAGCTCGTCATGAACGGCGGGGACTCCACCTACGTTGCTCTGCTGCCGTCTGGGTTCGCCATCCTGCCTGATGGCCCAAGCAGTGTCGGCGCCGAGCACAAGACAGGCGGCTCGCTGCTCACCGTCGCCTTCCAGATCCTCGTCAACAGCCAGCCGACCGCCAAACTCACCGTGGAGTCAGTAGAGACCGTGAACAACCTCATATTCTGCACCATCAAGAAGATCAAGACAGCGCTGCAGTGTGACGCTTGA